A genome region from Nocardioides cynanchi includes the following:
- a CDS encoding ABC transporter ATP-binding protein: MSQTARPAAVGSGEPALGELVLEDVSLNIAGRWVVERMSLAFRPGEVTSLSGPSGSGKTTLLSIAGGILKPTTGFASYAGAHMWQGDGDPRHEVAFVLQVYGLVPILSARENVAIALRARGERPREADERADLELARFHIGDLGDRQVEELSGGQMQRVACARAFAVSPQILLADEPTSELDEGNREHVMDHLRAEAARGAIVVVATHDPAVVEAADRQLVLDEGRLVAPDGAL; encoded by the coding sequence GTGAGCCAGACCGCGCGTCCGGCGGCGGTCGGCAGCGGGGAGCCCGCCCTCGGCGAGCTCGTGCTCGAGGACGTGTCGCTCAACATCGCCGGTCGCTGGGTGGTGGAGCGGATGAGCCTGGCGTTCCGTCCCGGCGAGGTCACCTCCCTCTCGGGTCCGTCGGGCTCGGGCAAGACCACGCTGCTGTCGATCGCCGGGGGGATCCTCAAGCCCACCACCGGCTTCGCGTCGTACGCCGGCGCGCACATGTGGCAGGGCGACGGCGACCCGCGGCACGAGGTCGCGTTCGTCCTCCAGGTCTACGGCCTGGTGCCGATCCTGAGCGCCCGGGAGAACGTCGCGATCGCGCTCCGGGCGCGAGGCGAGCGGCCCCGGGAGGCCGACGAGCGGGCCGATCTCGAGCTGGCCCGCTTCCACATCGGCGACCTCGGCGACCGCCAGGTCGAGGAGCTGTCGGGCGGCCAGATGCAGCGGGTGGCCTGCGCCCGGGCCTTCGCGGTGTCCCCGCAGATCCTGCTGGCCGACGAGCCCACCAGCGAGCTGGACGAGGGCAACCGGGAGCACGTGATGGACCACCTCCGCGCCGAGGCCGCGCGCGGGGCGATCGTGGTCGTGGCCACCCACGACCCCGCGGTGGTCGAGGCGGCGGACCGGCAGCTCGTGCTCGACGAGGGTCGCCTGGTCGCGCCCGACGGCGCTCTGTAG
- a CDS encoding toll/interleukin-1 receptor domain-containing protein, with amino-acid sequence MAQCTAPREGHCTSSGAANCPACRGRSSYRSYYSPPSHYSSATPTPRSGGSSSGGGGGRSARPRWSPVASPVTYTAEEVAALDRYRNKVEAVGPRAESYDLFLCHAWDDRRETATDLHNLLEAEDVSVWFSEKDIILGQPFMREIDKGLAKTRIGLVLITPAFLRRIESGGVSEKELSELLSRDLLIPVAHGVTYDEIRSVSPLLGSRNGLSTAEDSMKDIAKKIAELVTV; translated from the coding sequence ATGGCCCAATGCACAGCTCCTCGCGAAGGCCACTGCACGTCAAGCGGTGCCGCCAACTGCCCCGCGTGTCGGGGACGGTCGTCATACCGGTCCTACTACTCGCCTCCGTCCCACTACTCGTCGGCCACCCCGACCCCCAGGAGTGGCGGTTCCTCCAGCGGAGGCGGTGGCGGCCGATCCGCGCGCCCTCGATGGTCGCCGGTAGCCTCGCCCGTTACCTATACCGCGGAAGAAGTTGCGGCGCTGGACCGCTATCGCAATAAGGTCGAGGCGGTAGGACCGCGAGCCGAGTCGTACGACCTGTTTCTCTGTCACGCGTGGGACGACCGGCGCGAGACGGCTACCGATCTGCACAACCTCCTCGAAGCCGAGGACGTATCGGTTTGGTTCAGCGAGAAGGACATCATCCTCGGTCAGCCGTTCATGCGAGAGATCGACAAGGGCTTGGCTAAGACGCGCATCGGGCTCGTCCTTATCACTCCCGCATTCCTCCGGCGGATCGAGAGCGGCGGGGTGTCCGAGAAGGAGCTATCAGAGCTGCTGTCTCGCGACCTGCTGATTCCAGTCGCGCACGGCGTTACGTACGACGAGATTCGCTCGGTCAGCCCACTCCTTGGCTCACGCAACGGGTTGAGCACGGCAGAGGACTCCATGAAAGACATCGCCAAGAAGATCGCCGAACTGGTCACCGTTTAG
- a CDS encoding UvrD-helicase domain-containing protein has product MAVRLTSEQVLAAASEATLVNIISGPGSGKTTVAAARFGYLHHRDPDGRRGVLGLSFTRSAVGELRSRITARWGHHATELPNLVTTFDDFHVRVLHHLLDLGLATWPGGHRRLDVIDDFRGIDSDYRWLITGSYRRYAGCGPDGVITSLSERISKPKFGFGKKGPHLAVLGGGTSSHDDVRRALRTVLKNVPGSRDAVVAWLAANYRHVVVDEIYDADELDIFICMCVADTTTATLTLVGDPWQALYDWRGATPEKVGKYLLDNYPFTPYEQPQSFRFATEQTIELARALRAGEGVALPPVASTATDVALGRNWTTLWTVGDNVLPLAFRTVGNRIDAALNLLLDEVTRTKLGRKSFGRQSALVHLGLPEEGIEQIMLEHFRPILTELVAGLSAVDALERVRDTAEAVSPKSRPSKLRASAEEQRAQEVERLRRRLTRVDLIPGLTVHQAKGCEWPRVGVALTAAHETALATGLTNAQEEDCVVYVALTRAKNLCGYLAHEDELGFGGDD; this is encoded by the coding sequence ATGGCAGTTCGGCTCACTAGCGAGCAAGTTCTCGCGGCAGCCTCGGAGGCGACGCTGGTCAACATCATCTCGGGACCTGGGTCTGGCAAGACGACCGTGGCCGCGGCGCGGTTCGGGTACCTGCATCACCGAGACCCCGACGGTCGCCGCGGAGTTCTCGGCCTCAGCTTCACTCGCTCAGCCGTGGGCGAGCTGCGATCTCGCATCACCGCTCGGTGGGGACACCACGCGACGGAGCTGCCCAATCTCGTGACGACCTTCGATGACTTCCACGTACGGGTTCTGCACCATCTGCTCGATCTTGGGCTCGCCACTTGGCCGGGAGGCCACCGGCGCCTCGACGTCATCGACGACTTCAGGGGGATCGACAGCGACTATAGGTGGCTCATTACCGGTAGCTACAGGAGGTACGCCGGCTGCGGCCCAGACGGCGTCATCACGAGCCTCTCTGAGCGGATCTCCAAGCCGAAGTTCGGATTCGGCAAGAAAGGTCCCCACCTGGCCGTGCTCGGAGGCGGGACCTCAAGCCACGACGACGTACGCCGTGCCCTCCGGACGGTGCTCAAGAACGTGCCCGGCTCCCGCGACGCGGTCGTCGCCTGGCTCGCCGCCAACTACCGACACGTGGTGGTCGACGAGATCTACGACGCCGACGAGCTCGACATCTTCATCTGCATGTGCGTCGCAGACACCACTACCGCGACCCTCACCTTGGTCGGCGACCCGTGGCAGGCGCTCTACGACTGGCGTGGCGCAACCCCGGAGAAGGTCGGGAAGTACCTCCTCGACAACTACCCATTCACACCATACGAACAGCCCCAGTCTTTTCGCTTCGCCACCGAGCAGACCATCGAACTCGCGCGAGCTCTGCGAGCGGGGGAGGGCGTTGCGCTGCCGCCAGTTGCCAGCACAGCGACCGACGTCGCGCTCGGCAGGAACTGGACAACGTTGTGGACGGTCGGCGACAACGTGCTTCCGCTCGCGTTCCGAACCGTGGGCAACCGCATCGACGCGGCACTGAATCTGCTCCTCGACGAGGTGACCCGCACGAAGCTGGGTCGGAAGTCCTTCGGCAGGCAGTCCGCGCTGGTCCACCTCGGTCTGCCGGAAGAAGGGATCGAGCAGATCATGCTCGAGCACTTCCGTCCCATCCTCACGGAACTCGTCGCCGGCCTGTCTGCCGTCGATGCACTTGAGCGGGTGCGGGACACGGCAGAGGCGGTGAGCCCGAAGTCGCGTCCGAGCAAACTCAGAGCGAGCGCTGAGGAGCAGCGAGCACAAGAGGTCGAGCGCTTGCGGCGCAGGCTCACTCGCGTTGACCTCATTCCTGGGCTCACCGTCCACCAGGCCAAGGGTTGTGAATGGCCTCGGGTGGGCGTAGCCCTCACCGCTGCACATGAGACGGCACTCGCCACCGGACTGACGAACGCGCAGGAAGAGGATTGCGTGGTCTACGTGGCGCTGACCCGGGCGAAGAACCTCTGCGGCTATTTGGCGCACGAGGACGAGCTCGGCTTTGGTGGGGACGACTAG
- a CDS encoding dihydrofolate reductase family protein: MGRFLYNMNTSVDLLIEQVPGDHGAGAWLRIDEELHEDFNALARECTMFVQGRVFYEIMEKSWPDAAADSSLPSVVHEYGQIWVSKPKVLVSRSRSSAGHNTRIVGGDDAVAQLARIRSEVDGPIAVGGSNLATQLLAAGLLDELVLYTHPSVLGFGRSLFHDYDRPVDLELMEQKRFASGVTLHRYTILPVA, encoded by the coding sequence ATGGGACGCTTCCTCTACAACATGAACACCTCCGTCGACCTGCTGATCGAGCAGGTGCCGGGCGACCATGGGGCCGGTGCGTGGCTTCGGATCGATGAGGAGCTCCACGAGGACTTCAACGCCCTGGCCCGCGAGTGCACCATGTTCGTCCAAGGCAGGGTTTTCTACGAGATCATGGAGAAGTCGTGGCCCGACGCCGCGGCGGACTCGTCGTTGCCGTCAGTGGTGCACGAGTACGGGCAGATCTGGGTGTCCAAGCCCAAAGTCCTGGTCTCGCGCAGCCGCAGCTCAGCGGGCCACAACACGCGCATCGTCGGTGGCGACGACGCGGTGGCCCAACTGGCCCGGATCCGGTCGGAGGTCGACGGCCCGATCGCCGTCGGTGGATCGAACCTGGCCACCCAGCTCCTCGCCGCCGGACTGCTCGATGAGCTCGTGCTCTACACCCATCCTTCAGTGCTCGGGTTCGGACGGTCCTTGTTCCACGACTACGACCGGCCCGTCGATCTGGAGCTGATGGAGCAGAAGCGGTTCGCCTCCGGCGTCACCCTTCACCGGTACACGATCCTGCCCGTCGCCTGA
- a CDS encoding bifunctional DNA primase/polymerase has protein sequence MKSTTTNTSRPTIYDHLVSDEPRTQAAMTRRSPRAKVCVDPAFSYLRLNRRNTPMDKGFGRTGLFAHERYPAKEIRDHAARGGNLGVRTGKQSSCFVLDVDPRNGGDESLQRLLARHGDLPATYTVRSGGGGRHYYFRLPDFDVASGTHLLGPGLDVKGEGSYVVAPGSIHARSGALYEVVDDSPMAQPPDWLVEQLRRRYEHKQSKSGLRTGTRAVAKAAQPETCCEAVARTAIKQIAKTMDKLGALPDGRGMTIRGKRRTWDDGYYILACRLVEIATWPHASVSLDEVERLYFDHVRSAGFRVEAQPNGVSGCLCR, from the coding sequence GTGAAGTCCACGACGACCAACACCTCGCGGCCGACAATCTACGACCATCTCGTGTCGGACGAGCCGCGGACACAGGCAGCGATGACTCGCCGCTCTCCGCGTGCGAAGGTGTGCGTGGACCCTGCGTTCTCCTATCTCCGGCTCAACCGCCGCAACACCCCTATGGACAAGGGGTTTGGGAGGACAGGGCTCTTCGCGCACGAGCGTTATCCCGCTAAGGAGATCCGCGACCACGCGGCGCGTGGCGGGAACCTCGGCGTCCGCACCGGCAAGCAGAGCAGCTGTTTCGTCCTGGACGTGGACCCCCGAAACGGCGGCGACGAGTCCCTCCAGCGGCTCCTCGCACGTCACGGCGACCTCCCGGCGACGTACACGGTCCGTTCGGGAGGCGGAGGACGCCACTACTACTTCCGGCTCCCCGACTTCGACGTCGCCAGCGGCACCCACCTGCTCGGGCCCGGGCTTGATGTGAAGGGCGAGGGCTCCTACGTCGTGGCTCCCGGCAGCATCCATGCACGCAGTGGGGCCTTGTACGAGGTCGTCGACGACTCTCCCATGGCGCAACCTCCGGACTGGCTGGTCGAGCAGCTGCGGCGACGCTATGAGCACAAGCAGTCCAAGTCCGGTCTCAGAACGGGCACCAGGGCGGTCGCCAAGGCGGCGCAGCCCGAGACTTGCTGTGAGGCGGTGGCGCGGACGGCCATCAAGCAGATTGCCAAGACGATGGACAAGCTCGGCGCCCTTCCCGATGGGAGGGGCATGACCATCCGCGGCAAACGGCGGACCTGGGATGACGGCTACTACATCCTCGCGTGCAGGTTGGTCGAGATTGCCACCTGGCCGCATGCATCGGTCAGTCTGGACGAGGTGGAGAGGCTCTACTTCGACCACGTTCGATCGGCGGGATTTCGGGTCGAGGCGCAACCGAACGGCGTCTCGGGGTGTCTGTGTAGGTGA
- a CDS encoding ABC transporter ATP-binding protein, producing MEAVEAVAERTGGLSVRCQGLVHLYKTFEGHDVVALQGVDLSVEAGERVAFLGPSGSGKSTLLTLFGGIQRPSAGRIFLGDEEISRMSERQLTRVRASRVSTMLQGATRNLLHYATARQNLRFSRAASNDPDRTLGDGELLRRVGLEAIGDHVVSGMSGGERQRLALACSVTSAPQLLLADEPTSQLSHEDRDHMLELIHGLGNDFGTTILVVTHQPEVAATFPRTVTMRGGRVGMEGRAGAEYVVVGAEGVVHLPAHIARDWPQGTLVRIEPEQHDKLLLSRPAEGEVDVP from the coding sequence GTGGAAGCCGTGGAAGCCGTCGCCGAGCGGACCGGCGGGCTCTCCGTGCGCTGCCAGGGCCTGGTCCACCTCTACAAGACCTTCGAGGGCCACGACGTCGTGGCCCTCCAGGGTGTCGACCTCAGCGTGGAGGCCGGTGAGCGGGTCGCGTTCCTGGGCCCGAGCGGCTCGGGCAAGTCGACGCTGCTCACCCTCTTCGGCGGCATCCAGCGCCCGAGCGCGGGCCGGATCTTCCTCGGTGACGAGGAGATCTCGCGGATGAGCGAGCGTCAGCTCACCCGGGTCCGGGCCTCCCGGGTCAGCACCATGCTCCAGGGCGCGACCCGCAACCTGCTGCACTACGCCACCGCCCGTCAGAACCTCCGCTTCAGCCGGGCCGCCAGCAACGACCCCGACCGCACGCTCGGTGACGGCGAGCTCCTGCGCCGGGTCGGCCTCGAGGCCATCGGCGACCACGTCGTGTCGGGGATGTCGGGGGGTGAACGGCAGCGCCTCGCGCTCGCCTGCAGCGTCACCAGCGCCCCGCAGCTGCTGCTGGCCGACGAGCCCACCAGCCAGCTCAGCCACGAGGACCGCGACCACATGCTCGAGCTGATCCACGGGCTGGGCAACGACTTCGGCACCACGATCCTGGTGGTCACCCACCAGCCCGAGGTGGCCGCCACCTTCCCCCGCACAGTCACCATGCGCGGCGGGCGGGTCGGCATGGAGGGGCGGGCCGGCGCGGAGTACGTCGTGGTGGGGGCCGAGGGCGTGGTGCACCTCCCCGCCCACATCGCCCGCGACTGGCCCCAGGGCACGCTGGTCCGGATCGAGCCCGAGCAGCACGACAAGCTGCTGCTCAGCCGGCCGGCCGAGGGCGAGGTGGACGTCCCGTGA
- a CDS encoding ABC-F family ATP-binding cassette domain-containing protein: MGHVDVAGVRYELPDGRVLLDDVSFRVGDGAKVALVGANGAGKTTLIRIITGDLVPHAGVVTRSCGLGVMRQMVGDRLGDDPSVADLLLSVSPQRVRDAAADVERWELALMETDDEKTQLRYAEALSEYADAGGYDLEVVWDVCTVRGLGLPYDRAKYRLLSTLSGGEQKRLVLEYLLEGPDEVLLLDEPDNFLDVPGKIWLEERIRESDKTILFISHDRELLDHTATRIVTIELGSFGGGNSAWTHPGGFASYHEARRDRFARFEEIRRRWDEEHAKIKALVLRLKIKAEYNDGMASQYKAAQTRLRMFEEKGPPTEQPREQQVTMRLKGGRTGKRAVVCTDLELTGLMKPFDLEVWYGERVAVLGSNGSGKSHFLRLLAAGGSDPDVEHRPVDDTRIEPVDHTGKAKLGARVRPGWFVQTHAHPELMGRTLLEILHRGDGSPGGRAGMGREAAARVLDRYELAHAGEQTFESLSGGQQARFQILLLELSGATLLLLDEPTDNLDVQSAEALEAGLEAFDGTVVAVTHDRWFARGFDRFLVYGADGEVYESDGPVWDEARVNRAR, translated from the coding sequence GTGGGTCACGTGGATGTCGCCGGAGTGCGTTACGAGCTGCCCGACGGGCGGGTGCTGCTCGACGACGTGTCGTTCCGGGTCGGGGACGGCGCCAAGGTCGCGCTGGTCGGCGCCAACGGCGCGGGCAAGACGACGCTGATCCGGATCATCACCGGCGACCTGGTGCCGCACGCCGGGGTGGTCACCCGCAGTTGCGGCCTGGGCGTGATGCGGCAGATGGTCGGCGACCGGCTCGGCGACGACCCCAGCGTGGCCGACCTGCTGCTGTCGGTGTCGCCGCAGCGGGTGCGCGACGCGGCCGCCGACGTGGAGCGCTGGGAGCTCGCGCTCATGGAGACCGACGACGAGAAGACGCAGCTGCGCTACGCCGAGGCGCTCTCGGAGTACGCCGACGCCGGAGGCTACGACCTCGAGGTGGTCTGGGACGTGTGCACCGTGCGCGGGCTCGGCCTGCCCTACGACCGGGCGAAGTACCGCCTGCTGTCCACCCTCAGCGGCGGTGAGCAGAAGCGGCTGGTGCTGGAGTACCTCCTCGAAGGTCCGGACGAGGTGCTGCTGCTCGACGAGCCCGACAACTTCCTCGACGTGCCCGGCAAGATCTGGCTCGAGGAGCGGATCCGCGAGTCCGACAAGACGATCCTGTTCATCAGCCACGACCGGGAGCTGCTCGACCACACCGCCACCCGGATCGTCACCATCGAGCTCGGCAGCTTCGGCGGCGGCAACAGCGCCTGGACGCATCCGGGCGGGTTCGCGTCGTACCACGAGGCGCGCCGCGACCGTTTCGCCCGCTTCGAGGAGATTCGCCGCCGCTGGGACGAGGAGCACGCCAAGATCAAGGCGCTGGTGCTGCGCCTGAAGATCAAGGCGGAGTACAACGACGGCATGGCCTCGCAGTACAAGGCCGCGCAGACCCGGCTGCGGATGTTCGAGGAGAAGGGACCGCCGACCGAGCAGCCCCGTGAGCAGCAGGTGACGATGCGCCTGAAGGGCGGCCGCACCGGCAAGCGGGCCGTGGTCTGCACCGACCTGGAGCTGACCGGGCTGATGAAGCCCTTCGACCTCGAGGTCTGGTACGGCGAGCGGGTCGCGGTGCTCGGCAGCAACGGCTCGGGCAAGTCGCACTTCCTGCGGCTGCTCGCCGCGGGCGGCTCCGACCCCGACGTCGAGCACCGGCCGGTGGACGACACCCGGATCGAGCCGGTCGACCACACCGGCAAGGCCAAGCTCGGTGCCCGGGTGCGCCCGGGCTGGTTCGTGCAGACGCACGCCCACCCGGAGCTCATGGGCCGCACCCTCCTGGAGATCCTGCACCGCGGCGACGGATCGCCCGGCGGTCGCGCCGGGATGGGCCGCGAGGCCGCCGCGCGGGTGCTCGACCGCTACGAGCTGGCCCACGCCGGCGAGCAGACCTTCGAGTCGCTCTCCGGCGGCCAGCAGGCGCGCTTCCAGATCCTCCTGCTGGAGCTCTCCGGCGCGACCCTGCTGCTGCTCGACGAGCCGACCGACAACCTCGACGTGCAGTCGGCCGAGGCGCTCGAGGCGGGGCTCGAGGCGTTCGACGGAACGGTGGTCGCGGTCACCCACGACCGCTGGTTCGCCCGTGGCTTCGACCGCTTCCTGGTGTACGGCGCGGACGGCGAGGTCTACGAGTCCGACGGGCCGGTGTGGGACGAGGCCCGGGTGAACCGCGCCCGCTGA
- a CDS encoding winged helix-turn-helix transcriptional regulator, producing the protein MDTTPECPINAAVEVFGDRWCLLILRDVIFEDRRNFRALLLGSPEGIASNILADRLVRLVEAGVLVRGQGRRGQRAFYSLTEAGIQAVPTLNLMARWSQTWRGGASACRHATSSCSHDSAQESELMADLRLRHLTAE; encoded by the coding sequence ATGGACACCACCCCTGAGTGCCCCATCAACGCCGCAGTCGAGGTGTTCGGCGATCGATGGTGTCTGCTGATCCTGCGGGACGTGATCTTCGAGGACCGCCGCAACTTCCGGGCCCTCCTGCTCGGCTCACCCGAGGGCATTGCCTCCAACATCCTCGCCGACCGCCTCGTGCGCCTCGTCGAGGCCGGCGTTCTGGTCAGGGGTCAGGGCCGACGCGGCCAGCGCGCGTTCTACAGCCTCACCGAAGCGGGCATCCAAGCCGTCCCGACCTTGAACCTGATGGCCCGGTGGAGTCAGACGTGGCGGGGTGGCGCCTCAGCATGCCGACACGCGACCAGCAGCTGCTCCCACGACTCTGCGCAGGAGTCGGAGTTGATGGCAGACCTTCGTCTCCGTCATCTGACGGCGGAGTGA
- a CDS encoding ABC transporter permease, whose product MRGLGWLVATSLRGLRSRWVLSLGSLLLTTIAIASAVVGPSYQGTAANSFVISQLAAQPLINTGLTYDYRPAHGQTIDSAVATGVDQAQQESGPAFRPGHAIVWQPLAVFVAPGVIPPGAQPTLVSTPGACTHVALSGRCPSVPGEIAMLAADAHTLGLHLGSRFNPYHEPAPFTVVGIYRPRPQDDVFWFGSGRLETIPAAQGQRPAPARLAPWFTAQAGIELRHEPWHVTVDQQLVIDGHLSPTDVMLASARVRALTQAAAHNGLLTGMSLESGNELPATARQLLNRRGVARSTVAPAVLSLILVALVLLSRLLSAAMVLRRGELALASLRGYRRRQLWFLGMLEPLLILAAATPLGVGLGYLGSRVLAHRWLVPGLPVPFVLAGGLAVLGVVLVTAVVAAVVVRDAVNEPLSAQIAGVRRPAKASRFLVIVRLALLAAAVAALVTAASRSKPRAPDATDLALPMLLAVAAGLLSGLVVLGLAGLWVRWSARRRALSSFVASRTVRRRREGTLVILPVTAALTVAVFAVGVSMAASTWRASAAATEVGAPLSYPTSLPLARAVGLTHELDPDGRWLMAAGVDFPHADEASSLPLPRIVVDTTRLARVASWPSQWTPGMSAADVARALGPRPSVVLRGSRLTMTVDNHVRGEFHDLGFELNLIDDNGVPRLVDIGPFAPGTSTSSARLPTCVKGCQLETISIGGPAALVEAMHGHATISQFDVDGSPVPRTLDRPWHTTPSQVGTHTAVVGQPQLSNRQLTVRVRARSSSSYAGISPAGVPVNVPVLWGRLATPVPEIPTGASGLFRVQSVGTAESLPFRGPSGMMIDYTMFARSASQFNSLATNFIWARADTPRSVLDQLAAHGLGHADTEVAAKHLLDQDAFALALRLYVVVTVLVILLALAGLGANLAVQLPARRRDAASLRVVGVGRRAVMLGVVEEFLVVLGAAALAGVAAGAVAQYVVVRTVTLGFADSTMTPRVLPSFDLTKAVTLSGAVLVVLLVVATAFANLTVRGARTSSLRENAR is encoded by the coding sequence ATGAGGGGCCTGGGCTGGCTGGTCGCCACGAGCCTGCGCGGGCTGCGGTCCCGCTGGGTGCTCAGCCTGGGGTCGCTGCTGCTGACCACGATCGCGATCGCGTCGGCGGTCGTCGGCCCGAGCTACCAGGGGACTGCTGCCAACTCGTTCGTCATCTCGCAGCTCGCGGCGCAGCCCCTGATCAACACCGGCCTCACCTACGACTACCGCCCGGCGCACGGGCAGACCATCGACTCCGCCGTTGCCACGGGCGTCGACCAGGCGCAGCAGGAGTCGGGCCCGGCGTTCCGGCCGGGTCACGCGATCGTCTGGCAGCCGCTGGCGGTCTTCGTCGCGCCCGGAGTCATCCCCCCCGGCGCCCAGCCGACCCTGGTCTCGACCCCGGGGGCCTGCACCCACGTCGCGCTGAGCGGACGCTGCCCCAGCGTGCCCGGGGAGATCGCGATGCTGGCCGCAGACGCGCACACGCTGGGCCTCCACCTCGGCAGCAGGTTCAACCCCTACCACGAGCCCGCACCCTTCACGGTGGTCGGCATCTACCGGCCGCGTCCCCAGGACGACGTCTTCTGGTTCGGCTCGGGCCGGCTCGAGACGATCCCGGCGGCCCAGGGTCAACGGCCCGCGCCGGCGCGGCTGGCCCCCTGGTTCACCGCCCAGGCCGGCATCGAGCTGCGGCACGAGCCCTGGCACGTGACCGTCGACCAGCAGCTGGTGATCGACGGGCACCTGTCCCCGACGGACGTGATGCTGGCCAGTGCCCGGGTCCGGGCGCTGACCCAGGCGGCGGCGCACAACGGCCTGCTGACCGGGATGAGCCTCGAGTCGGGCAACGAGCTCCCGGCCACGGCTCGCCAGCTGCTCAACCGCCGCGGCGTCGCGCGCTCGACCGTCGCGCCGGCGGTGCTCTCGCTGATCCTGGTCGCCCTCGTGCTCCTCTCGCGCCTCCTGTCCGCCGCCATGGTGCTGCGCCGCGGCGAGCTCGCCCTGGCGTCGTTGCGCGGCTACCGCCGTCGGCAGCTGTGGTTCCTCGGCATGCTCGAGCCCTTGCTGATCCTGGCCGCCGCCACCCCGCTGGGGGTCGGGCTCGGCTATCTCGGGTCGCGGGTCCTCGCTCACCGCTGGCTGGTCCCGGGGCTGCCCGTGCCGTTCGTGCTGGCCGGCGGTCTGGCCGTGCTCGGGGTGGTCCTGGTCACCGCGGTCGTGGCCGCGGTCGTCGTACGCGACGCCGTGAACGAGCCGCTCAGCGCCCAGATCGCCGGAGTCCGGCGCCCGGCCAAGGCCAGTCGCTTCCTGGTCATCGTCCGGCTCGCCCTGCTCGCGGCCGCGGTCGCGGCCCTGGTGACCGCGGCCAGCCGGAGCAAGCCCCGGGCCCCTGACGCCACCGACCTGGCGCTGCCGATGCTGCTCGCGGTCGCGGCCGGCCTGCTGAGTGGGCTGGTGGTGCTGGGCCTGGCCGGTCTCTGGGTCCGCTGGTCGGCCCGCCGTCGCGCCCTGTCGTCGTTCGTCGCGTCCCGCACGGTGCGCCGCAGGCGCGAGGGCACCCTGGTGATCCTGCCGGTGACCGCGGCCCTGACCGTGGCCGTGTTCGCCGTCGGCGTCTCGATGGCCGCCTCGACCTGGCGGGCCAGTGCCGCCGCGACCGAGGTGGGCGCCCCCCTGTCCTACCCGACCTCGCTGCCGCTGGCCCGGGCGGTCGGGCTGACCCACGAGCTCGACCCGGACGGCCGCTGGCTGATGGCGGCCGGGGTCGACTTCCCCCATGCCGACGAGGCCTCCTCGTTGCCGCTGCCGCGGATCGTCGTCGACACCACCCGGCTGGCCCGGGTCGCGTCCTGGCCCTCGCAGTGGACGCCGGGGATGTCGGCAGCCGACGTCGCCCGCGCACTCGGCCCGCGCCCGTCGGTGGTGCTGCGTGGCTCGCGCCTGACCATGACCGTCGACAACCACGTACGCGGCGAGTTCCACGACCTCGGGTTCGAGCTGAACCTGATCGACGACAACGGCGTCCCCCGGCTGGTCGACATCGGGCCCTTCGCTCCGGGCACGTCGACCTCGTCGGCCCGGCTGCCGACGTGTGTGAAGGGCTGCCAGCTCGAGACGATCAGCATCGGTGGCCCGGCCGCCCTGGTCGAGGCGATGCACGGACACGCCACCATCTCGCAGTTCGACGTCGACGGCTCGCCGGTCCCGCGCACCCTCGACCGGCCCTGGCACACGACCCCGTCCCAGGTGGGCACGCACACGGCGGTGGTGGGCCAGCCGCAGCTGAGCAACCGGCAGCTCACCGTCCGCGTCCGCGCCCGCTCCTCGTCGTCGTACGCCGGCATCAGCCCGGCCGGCGTCCCTGTGAACGTGCCGGTGCTCTGGGGCCGCCTCGCCACCCCGGTGCCGGAGATCCCGACCGGGGCCTCCGGCCTGTTCCGGGTGCAGTCGGTCGGCACGGCCGAGTCGCTGCCGTTCCGGGGGCCGTCCGGGATGATGATCGACTACACGATGTTCGCGCGCAGCGCGTCGCAGTTCAACAGTTTGGCCACCAACTTCATCTGGGCACGCGCGGACACCCCGCGGTCGGTGCTCGACCAGCTCGCCGCGCACGGCCTCGGCCACGCCGACACCGAGGTGGCGGCCAAGCACCTGCTCGACCAGGACGCGTTCGCCCTGGCGCTGCGACTCTACGTCGTGGTCACCGTGCTGGTGATCCTGCTCGCCCTGGCCGGCCTCGGTGCGAACCTCGCGGTCCAGCTCCCCGCGCGGCGCCGGGATGCGGCCTCCCTGCGGGTCGTGGGCGTAGGCCGGCGCGCGGTGATGCTCGGGGTCGTCGAGGAGTTCCTCGTCGTGCTCGGTGCCGCCGCGCTGGCCGGGGTGGCGGCCGGTGCCGTGGCGCAGTACGTCGTGGTCCGGACCGTGACCCTCGGCTTCGCCGACTCCACCATGACGCCGCGGGTGCTCCCGTCGTTCGACCTGACCAAGGCGGTCACGCTCAGCGGTGCCGTGCTGGTCGTCCTGCTCGTGGTGGCGACGGCGTTCGCCAACCTGACCGTACGCGGCGCGCGCACCTCCTCGCTGCGCGAGAACGCCCGCTGA